From a region of the Sphingopyxis sp. YR583 genome:
- a CDS encoding DoxX family protein — protein MTARVRTILRWLLALAYGYAGYRHLATPEPFRAITPPWVPEAPLVVAATGIAEIAGAVGLMIPATRKAAGWGLALYALCVWPANFHHALANIAIGGETLGWWYHGPRLAAQPLIIWWALWASGATDWPFRRRP, from the coding sequence GTGACAGCGCGCGTCCGCACCATCCTGCGTTGGCTGCTCGCGCTCGCCTATGGCTATGCAGGCTATCGCCATCTCGCGACACCTGAGCCGTTCCGTGCAATCACCCCGCCATGGGTCCCGGAGGCCCCGCTGGTTGTCGCGGCGACCGGCATCGCCGAGATCGCAGGCGCGGTCGGGCTGATGATCCCGGCGACGCGCAAGGCCGCCGGCTGGGGCCTCGCGCTCTATGCACTGTGCGTCTGGCCCGCGAATTTCCACCACGCGCTTGCCAATATCGCGATCGGCGGCGAGACGCTCGGCTGGTGGTACCATGGCCCGCGCCTCGCCGCGCAGCCGCTGATCATCTGGTGGGCGCTGTGGGCGAGCGGCGCGACCGACTGGCCGTTTCGCCGCCGCCCCTAG
- a CDS encoding dipeptidase — protein MNKPSLLAGLAALALISTPATAQKSPEAIAEAALKKAPVFDGHNDVPWELRGSVGNVINSFDFRDTTKPKPDGTVMHTDIQRLRKGHVGAQFWSVYVPSNTNEQQAVQQTIEQIDVAKRLIARYPNDLGFALTSAELESQMKAGKVAGMLGAEGGQSIGSSLAVLRELYGMGVRYMTLTHGKTTPWADSATDAPQHDGLTDFGKQVVREMNRIGMIVDLSHVSEATMKDALEVSHAPVMFSHSGVRGVNDHPRNVPDSVLPAVKANGGVIMVVLYAAFLDPKLRAHGLSRTAEKARLDALYVGNPDAVAPALKAWDAANPAPQVPIGIAADHIDHIKKTIGVDHIGIGGDYDGMDATPVGLEDVTGYPRLFAELARRGYTQAELEKISSGNMLRVLKAVEAYAASQKGQPPIETPVAK, from the coding sequence ATGAACAAGCCCTCCCTGCTCGCCGGCCTTGCCGCTCTCGCCCTGATCTCCACTCCCGCTACGGCGCAGAAATCGCCTGAAGCCATCGCCGAGGCCGCGCTCAAAAAGGCGCCGGTGTTCGATGGGCATAATGACGTGCCGTGGGAACTGCGGGGCAGCGTCGGCAATGTGATCAACAGCTTCGATTTTCGCGACACGACCAAGCCCAAGCCCGACGGAACGGTGATGCACACCGATATCCAGCGCCTGCGCAAGGGGCATGTTGGCGCGCAATTCTGGTCGGTCTATGTGCCGTCGAACACGAATGAGCAGCAGGCGGTGCAGCAGACGATCGAGCAGATCGACGTCGCGAAGCGACTGATCGCGCGTTACCCGAACGATCTTGGTTTCGCGTTGACCTCGGCCGAACTCGAAAGCCAAATGAAGGCCGGCAAGGTCGCCGGCATGCTCGGCGCCGAGGGCGGCCAGTCGATCGGCTCGTCGCTCGCCGTCCTGCGCGAGCTTTACGGTATGGGCGTGCGCTACATGACGCTGACCCATGGCAAGACGACGCCTTGGGCCGACAGCGCGACCGACGCGCCGCAGCATGACGGGCTCACCGATTTCGGCAAGCAGGTCGTTCGCGAAATGAACCGCATCGGCATGATCGTCGATCTGAGCCATGTCAGCGAAGCGACGATGAAGGACGCGCTCGAGGTCTCGCACGCGCCGGTGATGTTCAGCCATTCGGGCGTGCGCGGCGTCAACGACCATCCGCGCAACGTGCCCGACAGCGTGCTGCCCGCGGTGAAGGCCAATGGCGGCGTTATCATGGTGGTGCTCTATGCCGCCTTCCTCGACCCCAAGCTGCGCGCGCACGGGCTTTCGCGCACGGCCGAAAAGGCGCGGCTCGACGCGCTGTATGTCGGCAATCCCGATGCCGTCGCCCCGGCGCTGAAAGCATGGGACGCGGCGAATCCGGCGCCGCAGGTGCCGATCGGAATCGCGGCGGACCATATCGACCATATCAAGAAGACGATCGGCGTCGATCATATCGGCATCGGCGGCGATTATGACGGGATGGACGCGACCCCGGTCGGGCTGGAGGATGTCACAGGCTATCCGCGCCTGTTCGCCGAACTGGCGCGGCGCGGCTATACGCAGGCTGAGCTGGAAAAGATTTCGAGCGGCAACATGCTGCGCGTGCTGAAGGCGGTCGAGGCCTATGCGGCGAGCCAGAAGGGCCAGCCGCCGATCGAAACGCCAGTCGCGAAATAG
- a CDS encoding acyl-CoA dehydrogenase family protein yields the protein MTAFDDWRARSPYYDETHEALAQSVRRFVAREIAPNIDRWEAEGELPRNLHKKAAEAGILGLRYPEQYGGHSEGFDNFHGLVLTEELAAVGAGGLGASLMTHGIGLPPILALGSEELKQRVAPPVLGGDKIIALGITEAGGGSDVANLKTTAVRDGDSYIVNGGKMFITSGMRADWLTCAVRTGGPGAAGISLLLIDMSSPGVERTRLDKMGWRCSDTAAIHFSDVRVPADNLIGPENGGFIGIMRNFNSERLGMAMGCCAYARVAMAEAAEWAQNRETFGKQLVGHQSIRIKLADMERQIEATQAWVDLCAWQVKEGKDRPADFAMLKVQATRMLEAVAREAAQILGGASYITGSKVERIYREVRVNAIGGGSEEIMLDLAGRQLFGGKR from the coding sequence ATGACAGCCTTCGACGACTGGCGCGCCCGTTCGCCCTATTATGACGAAACGCACGAAGCGCTGGCGCAAAGCGTCCGCCGTTTCGTGGCGCGCGAGATCGCGCCCAACATCGACCGATGGGAGGCTGAGGGCGAACTGCCGCGCAACCTCCACAAGAAAGCCGCCGAAGCCGGTATCCTCGGCCTGCGCTACCCCGAACAATATGGCGGGCACAGCGAGGGCTTCGACAATTTTCACGGGTTAGTGCTGACCGAGGAACTCGCGGCGGTCGGCGCGGGCGGGCTTGGCGCTTCGTTGATGACGCACGGCATCGGCCTGCCCCCGATCCTTGCCTTGGGTTCCGAGGAATTGAAGCAACGCGTCGCGCCGCCCGTGCTCGGGGGCGACAAAATCATCGCGCTCGGCATCACCGAGGCAGGCGGCGGCAGCGACGTCGCCAATCTCAAGACGACGGCTGTCCGCGACGGCGACAGCTACATCGTCAACGGCGGCAAGATGTTCATCACCAGCGGCATGCGCGCCGACTGGCTGACCTGCGCGGTGCGCACCGGCGGCCCCGGCGCCGCGGGCATCTCGCTGCTGCTGATCGACATGAGCAGCCCCGGGGTCGAGCGCACAAGGCTCGACAAGATGGGCTGGCGTTGCAGCGACACCGCCGCGATCCATTTCAGCGACGTCCGCGTCCCCGCCGACAATCTGATCGGTCCCGAGAATGGCGGCTTCATCGGCATCATGCGCAACTTCAATTCGGAGCGGCTCGGCATGGCGATGGGCTGCTGCGCCTACGCCCGCGTCGCGATGGCCGAGGCCGCCGAATGGGCGCAGAACCGCGAGACCTTCGGCAAACAGCTCGTCGGCCACCAGTCGATCCGTATCAAGCTCGCCGACATGGAACGCCAGATCGAGGCGACACAAGCCTGGGTCGACCTCTGCGCCTGGCAGGTGAAAGAAGGCAAGGATCGCCCCGCCGACTTCGCGATGCTGAAGGTGCAGGCGACACGGATGCTGGAGGCCGTCGCGCGTGAGGCCGCACAGATACTCGGCGGCGCTTCCTATATCACCGGAAGCAAGGTCGAACGCATCTATCGCGAAGTTCGCGTCAATGCCATCGGGGGAGGT